A single genomic interval of Zobellia nedashkovskayae harbors:
- the glmM gene encoding phosphoglucosamine mutase: protein MTLIKSISGIRGTIGGRSGDNLTPIDAVKFAAAYGIWLKEYSKKDKLKVVVGRDARLSGEMIQNLVVSTLVGLGIDIVDLDLSTTPTVEIAVPMEKADGGIILTASHNPKQWNALKLLNEKGEFLDAAQGAKILDIAEKEDFDFCDVDDLGSITRNDSYIDIHIDEVLELPLVDADTIRKAKFKVVVDGVNSTGGIAIPKLLEELGVEVVKLYCDPTGHFPHNPEPLKEHLGDICALVIEEKADFGIVVDPDVDRLAFIDNTGEMFGEEYTLVACADYVLGKTKGNTVSNLSSSRALRDITQKHGGTYEASAVGEVNVVTKMKANKAIIGGEGNGGIIYPESHYGRDSLVGTALFLMLMAENGGTVADLRASYPSYFMSKKKIQLTPGLDVDGILTAMAEKYKDEEITTIDGVKIDFAENWVHLRKSNTEPIIRIYTEAKSQSKADELADRIIGEIKAVAGL, encoded by the coding sequence ATGACTTTAATAAAATCGATTTCGGGAATTCGGGGCACAATTGGCGGCCGTTCTGGTGATAACCTAACTCCAATAGACGCCGTTAAGTTTGCGGCGGCGTACGGAATATGGCTTAAAGAGTATTCAAAAAAGGATAAATTAAAAGTAGTTGTAGGTCGTGATGCCCGTCTTTCTGGCGAAATGATTCAGAACCTTGTAGTTTCTACTTTGGTAGGTTTAGGAATTGATATCGTAGATCTAGATTTGTCTACCACACCAACGGTAGAGATTGCCGTACCTATGGAAAAAGCAGATGGTGGTATTATTTTGACCGCTAGCCACAATCCAAAACAATGGAACGCTCTAAAACTTCTGAATGAAAAAGGTGAATTTTTAGATGCTGCTCAAGGTGCTAAAATTCTTGATATAGCCGAAAAAGAAGATTTTGATTTCTGTGATGTTGATGATTTAGGAAGTATTACTAGAAACGATTCTTATATAGATATTCATATTGATGAAGTATTGGAACTACCCTTAGTAGATGCCGATACGATTCGCAAAGCCAAATTCAAAGTTGTGGTTGATGGTGTAAACTCCACAGGAGGAATAGCCATTCCAAAACTTTTAGAAGAGCTTGGTGTTGAAGTTGTAAAATTATACTGTGACCCAACGGGTCATTTCCCACATAATCCAGAGCCTTTAAAAGAACATTTGGGAGATATTTGCGCTTTAGTTATTGAAGAAAAAGCCGATTTTGGAATCGTAGTTGATCCAGATGTAGACCGGTTGGCATTTATTGACAATACCGGTGAAATGTTTGGCGAGGAGTATACTTTGGTTGCCTGTGCAGATTATGTTCTGGGTAAAACTAAAGGAAATACAGTTTCTAACTTATCTTCTTCACGTGCATTAAGAGACATTACTCAAAAGCATGGTGGTACATATGAAGCTTCTGCCGTAGGCGAAGTGAACGTAGTTACTAAAATGAAGGCTAACAAGGCTATTATTGGTGGTGAAGGAAATGGTGGTATTATCTATCCTGAAAGTCATTACGGACGTGATTCTTTAGTAGGAACAGCTTTATTCTTAATGTTGATGGCCGAAAACGGAGGCACTGTTGCAGACCTACGGGCTAGCTATCCTTCATACTTTATGAGCAAGAAGAAAATACAATTGACACCAGGTCTTGATGTAGATGGTATTCTTACAGCTATGGCCGAAAAATATAAAGACGAGGAAATAACAACTATTGACGGAGTAAAAATAGACTTCGCCGAAAATTGGGTACACCTAAGAAAATCAAATACAGAGCCCATTATCCGTATTTATACCGAAGCAAAAAGTCAGTCAAAAGCTGATGAACTTGCCGACCGTATTATTGGTGAGATTAAGGCAGTAGCTGGTTTATAA
- a CDS encoding acyl carrier protein phosphodiesterase, which yields MNFLAHIYLSFDDPEITLGNFIADSIRANKYTHLPERVQQGIMLHREIDTFTDTHEIPKISSKRLHKNYSHYSRVIVDIFYDHYLAKNWSTYSDTPLDIYVENFYDLLEDNYIILPVGVQRMMPYMISDNWIYNYSKMEGIGKVLKGMNRRTNNKSKMNFAILDLEEHYDKFEEEFTAFFDELMVFSKQKFISL from the coding sequence ATGAATTTTCTCGCACACATTTACCTCTCTTTTGACGACCCAGAAATCACCTTGGGAAACTTTATAGCAGACAGTATTAGGGCTAATAAATACACGCATTTACCGGAACGGGTTCAACAAGGAATTATGTTGCATCGTGAAATTGATACGTTTACGGATACACATGAAATTCCTAAGATTAGCAGCAAACGGTTACATAAGAACTATAGCCACTACAGCCGTGTAATCGTAGATATTTTTTACGACCACTACCTGGCCAAAAACTGGAGTACCTATTCTGATACCCCATTAGATATCTACGTGGAAAATTTTTACGACCTATTAGAAGATAATTATATCATTCTACCGGTAGGTGTGCAAAGGATGATGCCTTATATGATATCCGATAACTGGATTTACAACTATTCTAAAATGGAAGGAATAGGCAAGGTTTTAAAAGGCATGAACCGAAGAACAAATAACAAATCTAAAATGAATTTTGCCATTTTAGACCTTGAAGAGCATTATGACAAATTTGAAGAAGAGTTTACGGCTTTCTTTGATGAACTTATGGTGTTTTCAAAGCAAAAATTTATATCACTCTAA
- the ggt gene encoding gamma-glutamyltransferase, with product MKPTRLILLKSLILLLFVNCKSLPAEPAKATGVIAEKAMVVSAREEASAIGAAILKQGGNAFDAMVATEMALVVAYPFAGNVGGGGFMVYRKADGSVGALDYREKAPLSATKDMYLDSLGNVIPDMSTKGATAVGVPGTVAGIIEVHKKFGSLPLKDILAPVIALAENGIVVSEKQGERFAKVRDVILEVNDSVTTFPVDSKAGDIVKYPALATTLRRISEQGRDGFYKGETAKILAAFIQENGGFVTEEDLEQYQAQWREPVSFRYKDLHIISMSPPSSGGVTINQILKMMEPYDVAKFGHNSEKTIQLFVEAARRAYADRNYWLGDPDFVDIPMEELLSNTYLKERMADFSFDKATKSGDIHEGSVQMAESMETTHYSIVDAEGNAISVTTTLNGAYGSKLYCDELGFFLNNEMDDFSSKAGVPNMFGLVGAEANSIAPGKRMLSSMTPTIVEKDGKLWMVVGTPGGSTIITAVAQTILNGYEFNMSMQEAVDAPRFHHQWLPDMVIFEPDGFSEQLKKKLKSKGYIINEDRTPIIGKVDAIRVLPDGTLEGGADHRGDDTAVGF from the coding sequence ATGAAACCAACACGTTTAATTCTCCTCAAGTCCCTAATACTTCTCCTTTTCGTTAACTGTAAAAGCTTACCGGCAGAACCTGCAAAAGCAACGGGTGTCATTGCCGAAAAAGCTATGGTGGTTTCGGCACGAGAAGAAGCTTCTGCTATTGGCGCTGCTATTTTAAAACAAGGTGGTAATGCTTTTGATGCCATGGTAGCCACAGAAATGGCTTTGGTAGTCGCCTACCCTTTTGCCGGTAATGTTGGCGGAGGCGGATTTATGGTTTATCGCAAAGCAGATGGTTCTGTTGGTGCATTGGATTATCGTGAAAAAGCCCCCTTATCGGCTACAAAAGATATGTATTTAGATTCTTTAGGTAACGTAATTCCTGATATGAGTACCAAAGGCGCTACTGCTGTGGGCGTACCGGGAACCGTTGCTGGAATCATTGAGGTCCATAAAAAGTTTGGATCGCTACCTTTAAAAGATATACTTGCGCCCGTAATTGCCTTGGCTGAAAATGGGATTGTCGTTTCTGAAAAACAAGGAGAACGGTTTGCTAAAGTACGTGATGTTATCTTAGAGGTAAACGATAGTGTTACCACTTTTCCCGTTGATAGTAAAGCGGGTGATATAGTAAAATATCCTGCTTTGGCAACTACGTTACGGCGGATTTCGGAGCAAGGCCGTGATGGATTTTATAAAGGTGAAACAGCAAAAATATTGGCCGCTTTCATTCAAGAAAACGGAGGATTCGTTACCGAAGAAGATTTAGAGCAATACCAAGCCCAGTGGCGTGAACCGGTTTCTTTTAGATACAAAGACCTACATATTATTTCTATGAGTCCGCCTAGTAGTGGAGGGGTAACTATCAATCAGATTTTGAAAATGATGGAGCCTTATGACGTTGCAAAATTTGGACACAATTCTGAAAAGACTATTCAATTATTTGTTGAAGCTGCGCGCCGCGCATATGCAGACCGAAACTATTGGTTGGGTGATCCAGATTTTGTAGACATTCCTATGGAAGAACTTTTGAGCAATACTTATTTAAAAGAGCGTATGGCAGATTTTTCTTTTGATAAAGCCACCAAGTCAGGGGATATTCATGAAGGAAGCGTGCAAATGGCCGAAAGTATGGAAACCACCCACTACTCTATTGTAGATGCAGAAGGCAATGCCATTTCTGTTACAACAACTTTAAACGGAGCGTACGGTTCAAAACTCTATTGCGATGAATTGGGCTTTTTCTTGAATAATGAAATGGATGACTTCAGTTCAAAAGCCGGTGTTCCCAATATGTTCGGACTTGTAGGCGCCGAAGCTAACAGCATTGCTCCCGGAAAACGTATGCTAAGTAGCATGACGCCTACTATTGTAGAAAAAGATGGCAAACTTTGGATGGTTGTCGGTACTCCGGGAGGTTCTACTATTATAACCGCTGTGGCACAAACCATTCTAAACGGGTATGAATTTAATATGAGCATGCAAGAAGCCGTAGATGCTCCTCGTTTTCATCACCAATGGTTGCCGGATATGGTTATTTTTGAACCGGACGGTTTTTCTGAACAATTAAAGAAAAAATTAAAGTCCAAAGGATATATTATAAATGAAGACCGCACGCCTATTATTGGTAAAGTAGATGCCATTCGTGTATTGCCTGACGGAACTTTAGAAGGTGGAGCCGATCACCGTGGCGATGACACTGCTGTAGGATTTTAA
- a CDS encoding MBL fold metallo-hydrolase, producing MLRKILKKVLLTVVVLIGVLVIAYVLFNNFYPSFGGDVTKERQQAYEQSEQFKEGIFINKKAVPKDLSFSKSLDLAYKFFTTKVPNGRPKEDLKVIKLDSVHVANYNSKTRLVWYGHSSFLLQMDGLNILLDPMFGMVPAPHPWLGDDRFNKEMPLEVEKLPRIDAVIFSHDHYDHLDYETILKLKDKTNHYFVPLGLGVHLEAWGIPADKITEMDWWEEKQLENITLVCTPAQHFSGRKLDNGQSTLWSSWVVQSMDENIYFSGDSGYAPHFKEIGKKYGPFDLALMECGQYNKMWPDIHMMPEETAQAGLDVKAKKIMPIHWAGFKLALHDWKDPIKRVEAKALELNLKVIVPQIGQEIIVMDSVSTYTSWWKNL from the coding sequence ATGCTGAGAAAAATTTTAAAGAAAGTACTACTTACGGTTGTTGTATTAATTGGAGTTTTAGTAATAGCATACGTTTTGTTCAATAATTTCTATCCAAGTTTTGGCGGTGATGTCACTAAAGAACGTCAGCAGGCTTATGAGCAATCAGAACAATTTAAAGAGGGCATATTTATTAATAAAAAGGCCGTACCCAAAGATTTGAGTTTTTCAAAATCACTGGACCTGGCCTATAAATTTTTCACGACCAAAGTCCCCAACGGTCGCCCCAAAGAAGATTTAAAAGTAATAAAATTAGATTCTGTCCATGTAGCTAATTATAATAGTAAAACAAGATTGGTATGGTATGGGCATTCCTCATTTTTGCTCCAAATGGATGGGTTGAATATCTTGTTAGATCCTATGTTCGGTATGGTTCCTGCACCTCACCCGTGGCTGGGCGATGACCGGTTTAATAAAGAAATGCCATTAGAAGTTGAAAAATTACCTCGTATTGATGCGGTCATTTTTTCTCATGATCATTATGACCATTTGGACTACGAAACCATTTTAAAACTAAAGGACAAGACCAACCATTACTTTGTGCCGCTAGGGCTAGGAGTGCATTTAGAAGCTTGGGGAATTCCTGCAGACAAGATTACAGAGATGGATTGGTGGGAAGAAAAACAATTAGAAAATATAACCTTGGTTTGTACGCCCGCGCAGCATTTTTCTGGAAGAAAATTAGACAACGGCCAAAGTACACTTTGGAGTTCATGGGTCGTACAATCTATGGATGAAAACATTTATTTTAGTGGAGACAGTGGCTATGCACCGCACTTTAAAGAAATAGGCAAGAAATACGGTCCGTTTGATTTGGCGTTAATGGAATGCGGACAATACAACAAAATGTGGCCGGATATACATATGATGCCTGAAGAAACAGCACAAGCAGGATTAGATGTAAAAGCAAAAAAAATAATGCCCATACATTGGGCAGGTTTCAAATTGGCACTCCACGATTGGAAAGACCCTATAAAACGTGTTGAGGCAAAAGCCTTAGAGTTGAACCTAAAGGTAATTGTACCTCAAATAGGACAAGAAATTATAGTTATGGATTCCGTTAGCACCTATACGAGTTGGTGGAAAAATCTTTGA
- a CDS encoding DinB family protein, whose product MKNLTLLTVLMFFGFVNSPLFAQQNNYVQDYLERLENSRKYIVLVAETMPEDKYSFKATPESLSFAENLLHIGYAMDWHSQSLLGGRESRDWQTDTVFKVGTKSKAEMIALINNTFDETIKLIGRFETTQLDDELDYFGLNRSKRQIFMLLADHITHHRAQMLVSMRLNGLVPPRYVLFQ is encoded by the coding sequence ATGAAGAATCTAACGCTATTAACCGTCCTAATGTTTTTCGGTTTTGTAAACTCACCTCTTTTTGCACAACAGAACAATTATGTTCAAGACTATTTGGAGCGGTTAGAAAATTCCCGTAAGTATATAGTTCTGGTAGCAGAAACAATGCCGGAGGACAAGTATAGTTTTAAGGCTACACCAGAATCCCTAAGCTTTGCGGAGAATTTATTGCATATTGGCTACGCCATGGATTGGCACAGTCAATCTTTATTAGGGGGCAGAGAATCTAGAGATTGGCAAACGGACACTGTTTTTAAAGTCGGCACAAAGTCCAAAGCGGAAATGATAGCTTTAATCAATAACACGTTTGATGAAACCATAAAACTAATTGGTCGATTTGAAACAACGCAATTAGATGACGAATTAGATTATTTTGGTCTGAACAGAAGTAAACGACAAATCTTCATGCTATTAGCTGACCATATAACCCACCACAGAGCACAAATGCTAGTCTCCATGCGTCTAAACGGACTTGTGCCACCTAGATACGTTTTGTTTCAATAA
- a CDS encoding serine hydrolase domain-containing protein, producing MKNYLLITISILFYSCGNGQTKVAFDNQDFVKGGITRRQSQLIYEKAKVFPENTQLSIAFIKNGIAEFYGVKRTNDSIKYIDNSQKVFEIGSITKVFSSTLLADFVLAKKIGLDDDINDYLKLQLKDNQKITFKELANHTSGLPRLPSNLNLMLVNKDNPYKKYKEPQLKEYLTQKLDISKKNHNKYEYSNLGAGLLGYTLCQIANTSYEELLKTRIFVKYQMNNTTTNRNKIEQILIKGQNPDGKIIPNWDLAILSGAGAILSTSEDLSKFAIAQLESKNKDLELTRTKTFKVNENMDIGLGWHIIKNKSNQSWVWHNGGTGGYTSSMAIDTEKRNGIIILSNVSAFSPKMGNIDQLCFELMEALERK from the coding sequence ATGAAAAATTATCTGTTAATAACCATTTCTATTTTGTTCTATAGTTGTGGAAATGGACAAACGAAAGTTGCTTTTGACAATCAAGATTTTGTAAAGGGTGGAATTACCAGACGTCAATCCCAACTGATTTATGAAAAAGCTAAAGTGTTTCCAGAAAACACCCAACTCTCTATTGCATTTATCAAAAATGGAATTGCGGAATTTTACGGAGTAAAAAGAACAAACGATTCGATTAAATACATAGACAACTCCCAAAAAGTTTTTGAAATCGGGTCAATTACTAAAGTATTTTCATCCACCTTACTTGCGGACTTTGTTTTAGCGAAGAAAATTGGTCTTGACGATGATATCAATGATTACTTAAAATTGCAATTAAAGGACAACCAAAAAATAACGTTCAAGGAACTTGCCAATCATACTTCTGGACTCCCAAGACTACCGTCAAACCTTAATTTGATGTTGGTCAATAAAGACAATCCTTATAAAAAATATAAAGAACCACAATTAAAAGAATACTTGACCCAAAAACTCGACATATCTAAGAAAAACCACAATAAGTATGAGTATTCAAATTTAGGTGCTGGCCTTCTTGGCTATACCTTATGTCAAATTGCAAATACGAGTTATGAGGAACTTTTAAAAACGAGAATATTTGTCAAGTATCAAATGAATAATACGACCACGAATAGAAATAAAATAGAACAAATACTAATAAAAGGTCAAAATCCAGATGGAAAAATTATTCCTAATTGGGATTTAGCGATATTATCAGGAGCAGGCGCAATATTATCAACCTCAGAAGACCTATCAAAATTTGCGATTGCCCAGCTCGAAAGCAAAAACAAAGATTTGGAGTTGACAAGAACTAAAACATTTAAGGTGAACGAAAATATGGATATTGGTCTTGGTTGGCATATTATCAAAAACAAATCAAATCAAAGTTGGGTTTGGCACAATGGAGGAACAGGAGGTTATACTTCGTCTATGGCAATAGACACGGAGAAGAGAAATGGAATTATTATCCTTTCTAATGTTTCGGCGTTTAGTCCCAAAATGGGCAATATTGACCAGCTTTGTTTTGAACTTATGGAAGCACTAGAACGGAAATAA
- the lgt gene encoding prolipoprotein diacylglyceryl transferase — MKDGIINWNVDPEIFILFDTFPVRYYSLSWVIGCALCYLIVKKVYQKEKIPLENLEQLTMYILIGGLLGARLGHCFFYEPQYYFQNPLEILLPIQKVGETFQFTGFQGLASHGGLTGIVIAIILYVRKSNTNILWIMDRVALGCGAMAASIRIGNFMNSEVYGKPTNGNWGVVFERDDLIPRHPTQLYEAGAYLLIFVVLMFIYKSKKIERRNGLMVGIFFILMFTARFMIEFVKENQVGFEDSMSINMGQILSIPLILLGFAIIYYGKKPLTYKT, encoded by the coding sequence ATGAAAGACGGGATAATTAATTGGAATGTTGACCCTGAAATTTTCATTCTATTTGACACTTTTCCAGTCAGATATTATAGTCTTTCTTGGGTAATTGGTTGTGCACTTTGTTACTTAATTGTAAAGAAAGTATATCAAAAAGAGAAAATTCCCCTTGAAAATTTAGAACAGCTAACTATGTACATCTTAATAGGTGGTCTTCTTGGTGCACGTCTAGGACATTGTTTTTTTTATGAACCACAATATTATTTTCAAAATCCGCTTGAAATACTATTGCCAATCCAAAAAGTGGGCGAAACGTTCCAGTTCACCGGTTTTCAAGGTCTTGCGAGCCATGGAGGATTAACAGGTATAGTAATAGCAATAATTCTTTATGTTAGAAAATCCAATACAAATATTTTATGGATAATGGACAGAGTTGCTCTCGGCTGCGGAGCAATGGCCGCGAGTATAAGAATTGGAAATTTTATGAACTCTGAGGTGTATGGCAAACCGACAAATGGAAACTGGGGTGTAGTTTTTGAAAGAGATGACCTAATACCAAGACATCCAACACAACTATACGAAGCAGGGGCATATTTACTAATTTTCGTGGTTCTCATGTTCATCTATAAATCGAAAAAAATAGAAAGAAGGAACGGACTTATGGTCGGCATCTTTTTTATTTTAATGTTTACTGCTAGATTTATGATTGAATTTGTTAAAGAAAATCAAGTCGGATTTGAAGATTCGATGTCAATAAATATGGGGCAAATTTTGAGTATTCCATTAATACTTTTAGGTTTTGCGATTATATACTACGGTAAAAAGCCCTTGACTTACAAGACCTAA
- a CDS encoding alpha/beta fold hydrolase: MKKNLFGLLIVILSTQFTIAQDNNLHWLDIELSNYEYPFRVETLELNIQEQDLQMSYMDVTPENYNGKNIVLLHGKNFNGAYWQTTIDALTKEGFRVIVPDQIGFGKSSKPDHFHYTFQQLAQNTKALLDKLNVNRTAVLGHSMGGMLATRFAIMYPETTEKLILENPIGLEDWKLKVPYKPVEWWYTNELKKNYEGIKKYQLVNYYDNQWKPEYDQWVNLLAGWTLNSEYKTIAWNAALTYDMIFTQPVVYEFKNVTAPTLLIIGTRDRTALGKSLVSEEVRKTMGLYSELGKQTKKTIPNSKLVEIENVGHLPHVEKFDVFIDTLVSYLRE; this comes from the coding sequence ATGAAAAAGAATCTATTCGGGTTGCTTATAGTAATCCTCTCCACGCAATTTACTATCGCACAAGACAATAATTTGCATTGGTTAGATATTGAATTATCAAATTATGAATATCCTTTTCGGGTGGAAACATTAGAATTGAACATTCAAGAGCAAGATTTACAAATGTCCTATATGGATGTTACTCCAGAAAATTACAATGGTAAAAACATTGTGCTGTTACACGGTAAAAACTTTAATGGCGCCTATTGGCAAACCACGATAGATGCTTTGACCAAAGAAGGTTTCCGTGTTATTGTTCCAGACCAAATTGGCTTTGGGAAATCTTCCAAACCAGACCATTTTCATTACACCTTTCAGCAATTGGCCCAAAACACAAAAGCGCTGCTAGATAAGCTGAATGTTAATAGAACTGCCGTTTTAGGACATTCCATGGGGGGTATGCTAGCCACACGTTTTGCCATAATGTACCCGGAAACCACAGAAAAACTGATTCTAGAAAACCCCATTGGTTTAGAAGATTGGAAACTAAAAGTGCCTTACAAACCAGTAGAGTGGTGGTATACCAATGAGCTTAAAAAGAATTACGAGGGCATAAAAAAATACCAGCTCGTTAACTATTATGACAATCAATGGAAACCAGAATACGACCAATGGGTAAACTTATTGGCCGGTTGGACATTAAATTCTGAGTACAAAACCATAGCCTGGAATGCTGCATTAACGTATGACATGATTTTCACCCAACCTGTGGTGTATGAATTTAAAAATGTAACCGCTCCCACTTTGTTAATTATAGGAACTAGAGACCGAACCGCTTTAGGAAAATCATTGGTTTCAGAAGAGGTTAGAAAAACTATGGGGTTATATAGTGAGTTAGGAAAACAAACTAAAAAAACGATACCAAACTCAAAACTGGTAGAGATTGAAAATGTAGGCCACCTGCCACATGTAGAAAAGTTTGATGTTTTTATAGATACACTGGTGTCGTACTTAAGAGAATAA
- a CDS encoding NHL repeat-containing protein, whose translation MKRFIYLSIIAISSILTTACTDDEIPFIENSEPDKILKALNILVNNEIGVLTTGSIPNSNQSGFPSIISYPDRIQTTRLSQERINLVFEVDSNIEEIYFTIEGASEYYTFINNNGLAGAETESVSITIEIPSSINEDSFNTNISVKDKNQSVSTVTQVSTIINEEDAEKRLIHFADYSYNSKLSTLNFDTAEVINIGSTGYKLTDIAFFDNVLYGISAYSDLITIDLNTGEGTLVGKVDIPNVNALEGSDTTLYGATRGGEFIIIDPLTAKVTVIDSFSLGAMSSGDLVFDGSKSFLYGTLVVPGSSTDQLVTINLTTGVTEFIGETGFKEVWGLAFFRNQLIGLTTNGEFIIIDPKTGKGTYIETTQAFSAGGAAAIIK comes from the coding sequence ATGAAACGCTTTATTTATCTATCAATCATCGCTATTTCATCAATCCTTACAACGGCTTGTACTGATGATGAAATTCCTTTTATCGAAAATTCCGAACCAGACAAAATTCTTAAGGCTCTTAATATTTTGGTAAACAATGAAATTGGTGTTTTAACCACTGGAAGTATCCCAAATTCAAATCAAAGTGGTTTCCCGTCAATCATAAGCTATCCTGATAGAATTCAAACGACAAGGTTATCTCAAGAACGTATTAATTTAGTGTTTGAAGTAGATTCAAATATTGAAGAGATTTATTTTACGATTGAAGGTGCTTCTGAATATTACACGTTTATTAATAATAATGGACTTGCGGGGGCAGAAACTGAATCCGTTAGTATAACTATTGAAATTCCATCTTCAATTAATGAGGATAGTTTTAATACAAATATCAGTGTTAAGGATAAGAACCAATCCGTCTCTACTGTAACTCAGGTTAGCACTATAATCAACGAGGAGGATGCAGAAAAACGACTTATCCATTTTGCTGATTATTCGTATAATTCTAAATTATCTACATTAAATTTTGACACAGCTGAAGTAATCAATATAGGTTCAACAGGTTACAAATTGACTGATATTGCTTTTTTTGATAATGTCCTTTATGGTATTTCAGCTTATTCAGATTTAATAACTATCGATTTAAATACGGGTGAAGGAACCTTAGTAGGCAAAGTTGATATTCCTAATGTTAATGCACTGGAGGGGAGTGACACCACACTTTATGGAGCTACACGTGGAGGCGAATTTATAATTATTGACCCTCTTACTGCTAAAGTCACCGTAATTGATTCTTTTAGTTTAGGTGCAATGTCATCTGGTGATTTAGTCTTTGACGGGAGCAAGTCTTTTCTATATGGAACGTTAGTTGTTCCAGGTTCTTCAACAGACCAACTTGTTACCATAAACTTAACTACAGGAGTGACAGAGTTTATTGGTGAAACCGGATTTAAAGAAGTTTGGGGCTTGGCTTTTTTTAGAAATCAGCTTATCGGGCTTACCACAAATGGAGAATTTATAATCATTGACCCTAAAACAGGAAAAGGTACATATATTGAAACCACACAAGCTTTTAGTGCTGGTGGTGCAGCAGCAATTATTAAGTAA
- a CDS encoding FAD-binding oxidoreductase, translated as MSIIENILKKVVLNEAVITEKKALSQSVFRIRLQSESIRNANFLPGSFLRMAIGIGNEEVSLKDKIRSYSVWDINSKEGFLDLAIATHSNGMGSQWAKECQVGDQVYFKWKKGNFLADDSADSYLMVGDLSALSHLYMVNRNIGKNKQLASLIYSQQKSELFPDIDGSTPFDFYDFPQNPSTEIIAKLREIVPELKGKKMVYVAGDSRLCVALNQFFRKELQWPTKQIKTKPFWNPEKKGLE; from the coding sequence GTGAGCATCATAGAAAACATCTTAAAAAAGGTAGTCTTAAATGAGGCTGTCATTACAGAAAAGAAAGCCCTTTCTCAGTCGGTTTTTAGAATCCGGTTACAAAGCGAGAGTATTCGCAACGCTAATTTTCTACCTGGTTCTTTCTTGCGAATGGCTATTGGTATTGGTAATGAAGAGGTATCCTTAAAAGATAAAATCAGAAGTTACAGCGTGTGGGATATTAACAGCAAAGAAGGTTTCCTAGATTTAGCAATCGCTACGCATAGCAACGGTATGGGCTCACAATGGGCAAAGGAATGCCAAGTGGGTGACCAGGTTTATTTTAAATGGAAGAAAGGCAATTTTCTAGCAGATGATTCTGCGGATAGTTATCTTATGGTAGGAGACCTTTCTGCGCTTTCTCACTTGTATATGGTAAATCGAAATATTGGCAAAAACAAACAACTAGCTAGTCTCATATACAGTCAACAAAAAAGCGAATTATTCCCAGATATTGATGGAAGCACTCCTTTTGACTTCTATGATTTTCCTCAAAACCCAAGTACTGAAATCATTGCTAAACTAAGGGAAATAGTTCCTGAATTAAAGGGTAAGAAGATGGTCTATGTTGCTGGCGATAGTAGGTTATGTGTTGCACTAAATCAATTTTTTAGAAAAGAATTGCAGTGGCCAACTAAGCAGATTAAAACAAAACCTTTTTGGAACCCAGAAAAAAAGGGATTGGAGTAA